GCGGCAGTTTCCtggactaaaatgcatgtttgagctgccacaatttaaaaacatctttgaTTGACACAACTTGTactgccattgttttgtctcaagatgcacaccagtaatgtttttttaaggtttgtatgtaaaaactacttaaatgtcttaaaataactaaggcccagtcctggattaatctaagcAGTGTCCAGGTAACTTGCCCTGAGTGTTTTAAGAAATATAGGTAATATAAGGTTTCAATGAAGACAGTGTTTTTATAACTCACTTACCATATGCATGTCACACATTGTGtctgaaaatattaaatacctCTGTATATCAAGTATTTCTCAGtagccatttattttgtaaatgatCTCACTGTTTAAGACACATCTTACCAGAATTCCTCTTAAATACAACATTGTCAGTAACAGTACATTCTAAACAAACACAAGTCTTTAATCTACTGGAAGTGGAATCCCCACAGCTGATTGGCTCTGTCCCTGCATTGCATCTTGGGCTTTGTTGACTTGTTCTTGTGTGCAGCAGTCCTCCAGAAAGACAGAAGCCAGGTTCCTGAGTCGTGGGTTCTGATTGAGAGAGAACCGCAGCATGCACTGTACCACTGCAGTGGCTGTGGTTTCCGCACGCGTGGCGGCTGTGGTGAGGTTTATTAATGTTGTGATGGCAGAAAGAACCGTTTCATCCCGGTTACTTGACAAGCAGCCTACAACTAATGGAATTCCACCGCTTTGAATGATCTGATCACGGGACTCCCGGTCCATACTCAGGTTGCACAAACCACCTGTAGATTTTAAAACGGTACATTAGTTGAATACAATATCACAGTATGTCCAGATGCATACTTAAGACAGTCTAACACTAAAAAACCCTACCAATTCCAAACTCAACAAAGTTCTCATTTTCTTCTGTCAGCATGTCCAGGAAGAGGTCTGTGACCTGGAGCATCTGTAGGGCTTCTACATTGGATGGATCGTAGGCAAAGTTGGCCAAGTTTGCCAGCACTTGCTCTTTAGCCTCTAACGGAACATTAAAGAGGATGTTAAGATGTACAAATATTTTAATTCTAATAACATCTGTTTACATCGATTTACAACTTGGTGTACTGACTGTATTGAAGGAATATAGTACAAGAAATGCTTTATATGTGTGTACTAGGTGTCTGTATTATTGACATACCCTCATTGTCTGTGTCTTGAAACTCTGTAACCAGCCCCTGCAAATACTCAAACCTGTCCGATTCAGAGAATCGATTCTTTCCTGCCATTCATGGGCATCTATAATAGGAGTAACACctgcagatagacagacatagcATTCAGGATATTTTAATACATTAAGACacttatattacacattttattttattatactaAAACTGTTTTACATTAAGGATTGTAattgtaaataaaaatgataaaaccATACAAATTCTAATGGTTTACAATATGAACCATCCGCTGTTTAAGATCATTACAGAATTCCTGTACTTTGTTTTATATCTTATTTCAGTAGGATTTTGTTTCCATCTTATCTGTAGAACCCAACATGTTTCTAGTAGAGACCCCTAGagacaattataatttttatttaaaccaaCACAATTGCCATTATTACCATTAACGTTAACGTTACGTCCATTAGAATTTCTATAATGGTTTTTTATTGTTTCAGCAGGGGATTCTATAAATTACAGATGAAAACAACGGGATTAAACATGAcgcaaacaaaaaaagaaatttgtCTTCAAAACAGtccgtccaaaaaaaaaaaaaaactaaatacttACTGTATGATAAAAGTTAACTTTATCAAAGAGCGTCAGACGTTCTCATTACTGAAGCCGCTTTTGCAGCTGTTTACTGCTGATACGAGTCTGGTCCGCCAGTAAATAGTTCCTACATATTACTAACTATAGTTCCTATGAAAAGGTTCCACTCTCAGgaatttgtttattaataaaatgccaaaacattaaataattctaaaaaagtacttttacttCCTTTAACAATGCTGTAATAACAATACTATAATAAGTGAAGTTCATACGTAATGTATTTAAACGATGATGCACGCGACCGGAAGTAATCCTTACAGTTACTATGTATGTGCAGATACTTTTATTCCGTGTGGAACTATaaagtgttttggaggcatctgctgttctgtgtgtttaTCCGACAGCTACAAACTTTAAAAGAGCAACATGAAGCAGTCTAAACTATCCGCTGGAAAGCGTCTAACAAAACCGATTCTTTTTGGCACACTGCTCGTAGGCTTGGCAACAGCGTTTCTCAACAGGTGAGATAACACACACCCCTTTGACATTGACACTGCACTAGTCGGGTAGTTTGTAGTTTGTGGATAAAACATACAGTATGGTCAGCATGCATGCTGCACGCGTCTGTGctataaatatttaaacctGGATGCTCAGTCCTGCTGTTTCAACATTTGTCATTATCAACTGAATGCAAAGACATGTTGAttagaattattattatttattagaaTTGGGTCTAAGgtcttattttaaaaaaagataacTTTGAAATATCACGCACAATTTGCACTTATAAATGTTATACAAGTGCgtattattatacatttaaacagAAAGACATGCCCAGTTTGCTTTAAACTTATAGGTATAGAAAATCAGGGAtacattttgagcaatgtttgtaaccaaaccgtttttgagcaccattggcttccatagtatttttctttcctactatggaagtcaatggtgctacGGGTTCTTGCTTGATTACATAGTAGTTCAGCAAAACATATAAGTTTATACggggttaaaacaacttgggGTGATTAAGTAATGACAGTCCTCATTTTTGGGTTAACGATCCCTTTAAAACAGTGAAAGTTGAGAGAGACGACAGCTTTCAaacgagtgggcgtggtttcaccACCGACAGCAGACACGCCCCCAGCGTTTGAGAGAAGAGAATCCTGCCTGTTTTTAAAGATTTTGataaccattttatttacatggCGTTTTTTTAAGCATTCAAATTTGTCTGGGTGGTTTATAGCATATTTTTTTCTATGGTGTGACAAACTCATAACACATTTATTATCGGACTTTTAAATCTTTAAGATTAATTATTTATGAGAAGGGCTGCAAACACTAGTGAATCAAAGTAATGAAATGTTGAATGTATCTAAATACAATGCGCAATGTATCCTAACTGATATACATTTggtatattatatttattatactctaaagtatatttataaatgtttaaaggtgGGGTTAAGTATATTTCaagttatatatatttttttaattttaacatagtatgttaaaattaaattttagaTTTTAGTTCAACCTTATGGTGTCTCAgaatagcacagttgagtacacttagATGCTTTTAATCTTAACaagtactaaatactactttttagtatacaAAGTTCAAAATAACTGTgcaaaaatagagcacttttagtatattttGGAAAAGTGTACTTTAATAAAGTGTCACTTTTTTCACCTGGGGATCATTGTTGTGATGTTTGATCAATATCATGTTTTTGCTTTATGCATGAAGGCATGTGTTCATGGAGGATCTTGCAGAGCTCAGGGAGCAGGAGCGAGCCCGTAATGACATCAAACGACATGAGGTTCTGGAAAGGAGGCAGAGACAAATCGATGAACTTGCAAAGAAAAGTGGAGGGGGCAGTTGAGATTTCTGCACTCGCATCTGATCGGACAACTGCAAAAACCCAGTGCTGAAGAAAAAACATTGGACATTTTTGCCACTAAGGTTTTGTGAAGTGTTAGGATTGTTGCTATTGCTTTCTACTGATCAAATGATTTGACAGGTTATTCATTTACAGCATCAAAAATTTGAAGTGTGAAATGGCAAAAAGTTCTAGAATATTCACTGGTCTGGTTGTTTTTGAGACCTGTCTGCAGGGTCATAAAATGAATCtggataaataaacatttgtttgCATTAAAGCCTAATAACATTTAGTACAATAcattttcattgataaaacaatacaatatgAGTCTGTAAGTCTAAGTGAGAACACTACTGTTTATTTGACCACgcaaaagtaacaaagtgcatcTATTCAAACCAAACTAAATAAGATTTATTATTTTCCACCAGAGaaatctgtaaaaaattaaAGTGTGGACTTTATAACAAATACTAGAAGGCTGGGAAACCAACCTGAGACTTACAGGCAAATGTGTCATATTAGTCAGTCGATTGTCAGTAATACCAAGACCAAGTGTTTAAATAGTAAACGTGCTTTAACTATCCATATCATCTTTCCTGTCCAAGTTCTTGCTTTGTGACACTTGCACCAGTGTGTTTTAAGGAACATATAAATATGAGGCGTGCATTAGCAATATTAAAGATTTTGCTACAAAACGGAAACCAGTTTCTGTCACATAAGTGCACATTTAAGTCAAATTTACACATTTTCTTCCtttaatatacagcatatatatCATATCTACTTTCAAACACACTTGAATGTGTTGCACAACAAATATTATTGATTTCCTTCTGATTTCACAAATTTAGCAATATAtagcaataaatacattttcataatGTGGTAAAGGACATTACATTCGCAGAGAACAGAGTTTATAAGTTCATATCTATACAAACAGCAACCATAAATATATTAGATGGGTATATACATGTTTAAGAACTATTAACAATTACTTAACTAGCAGTAGTGTAGAACACAGCAGCAGAGGGAAAGCATTAAGTGCTGCTGTTAACCCTGTTGTAACCCACTGTAACCCAGACAGTCGGTATCAGTAGTGTATTAAAAGAAATTGGTATATTGCTGTGTAGtagttctttttttgtgtgtgtgggaaGGATCTGTGGGTCACACGGTGAGCACCAGGCTGGATGGAGAGTTGGAAAGTGGTTGGGTTGTGATGTTCGTCACGGCACCAGGATCCAAGCCATTCACTGTCCTGCTGTGCTCGGAGAAACACATGACTCGGGTTAGAGAGTATATGAACTCTTTGTATTACTATGTAAGCCAATTTAAAAGCCCACAAAGGTTCAGTCATGCAACTTTTCAGAATATTCATTTAAATACTAAAGCCAGACGGCATAGACAGCATATTAACAGGAAAAGCTTAATACTGTGAATTATATAGATGCAGTTTCCCAAAACCAAATGCATGGAAAAAACAGGTAGCAAAGCTCACACCCGAGTATGTTAGAGTAGTAAACTGGTGTAGATAAGCTAGCAGAACAAACTTTACACTGACACTATAGACTTTCTCAGTCAAAGAGCCGGTTTTACAGACCACTCCCATACAAAAATGCTCTCCTGCCTCTCCTACAAAGATAATTTGATGACTCTCATCAGCAAAACATGTCACTGGTGTTGTTCCCAGCACATATACAGTTAAGGGCAGCAAACATGACATTTATACTGCACCAAGCAGAATTCAATAACTTAACGCCTCTTTCTCATTTAAATGTGTACCTATAAACTGCAATGCACCTGGACTTAGACTTTATGTCTGGATCTGATCTCAGTTTGTCTAGCTCTTTTATAGCACTGATACAGCAAGTTTTATAAAGCCGTAACACAACCCCTAGATGTCCTCATCTTACCCTTAACCATCTAATGATACTCAGGTGCAGGACAAACTGATTCAGCACTGCGGTGAAGAACTGCATTACACTGCGGTACAAATATAGATGCTGCAGAGACATAGTTTATAGTTTGTCTCTTGATGATCAGgaaaattaagatgtttatctgtctgtatatataaacatgtttaAAGTCAACATTAAATTTGTTTTATTCATATCTTCCTGGTCTTTTGCAgacaatattttgataaatgatggtaagcacacagttaaaggattagtaaattttcaaacaaaaaaaaaatccaattattttcctcaccaccatgtcatccaaaatgttgatgtctttctttgttcagtcacgaagaaattatgttttttgaggaaaacattccaaaatttatctcattttaatggactttaatagaccccaaatacaacagttttaatgcagtttaaaattgcagtttcaaaggattcTACACGATCTGAAACGAGGCATAAGGTCTTATCTGGTGaaaagattgtcatttttggcaagaaaaataaaaaatatgcacttttaaaccacaacttctcatcttcctctggtcctgtgatgcgccagcacgacctcacgtaatacatcatcacgtcaagaggtcacggatgacgtatcgaaactacgccccagtgttgacaagtgtggagaaagaggaccgttgttgtatgttgaatgatactaattaatgtctttgtgtcagtttattgtttaaaatggtctgcaaatgtgcgtttcatgtatgtaacacgtgaccttttgacgtcattacgcaattacgtgaggtcgtgttggctcgtcacacagccggaggaagttgtggtttaaaagtacatattttttatttttcttgcaaaaaatgacaatcgtttcgctagacaAGACCCTTAAAGCTTGTTTgggagtcctttgaagctgcgttgaaactgcaattttaatttgcattaaaactgttaagtgttggggtccattaaagtccattaaaatgagaaaaatcccggaatgttttcctcaaaaaaaaacaaaatttctgtgctcatcatcatttatcaaattatatttttttatattttgtgttcaacagaataaagaaactcagaatagagtaaatgatgaattttcatttttgggtgaactatcccttaaattGGGACAGTAGGGTGACAGACCAAATGCTGTGCTTGCTCATTCTGGTCCAGAACCTCCACTTTTTACAATCAAATAAATCTGTGTTGGATAAAAAGCAAGTCCTCATTTTGTTTCCCCATCATAATTCAACTCAAATACGGCCTATTACATTATTAAAAAGTAACTGCAATTGCCATTTCATgttgattttaaatgaatgaaatCTTTATTCATCAACTAGGACAGAGTCTAATCCTGTAAACTAATTCATAGTGACAGACTGATGAAGAGCGACACTCAGTTTAGTACTCATGGTGAACTccattattgctttttataaaggCTGTGCATGTTTTTAGTCTTCAGTGATGATCATCATGATGCAAGACAATATTGTCTCATTTTTTGTTAGAGCTGTCAACTCAAAACATCAAACCTACAAAAACACTAACATTTAAGCAAACACATGGAGAGCACCCCTGTATGATATTTTAAGCCACAACCAAGATGTTAGTGGAGATGACATGATCTTATCCTAGTGGATTACAGTACTCTACAAGTCCTAACCGGGGGTTGTTAACCAGCATGCATGGACCCCCATAGAAAACTGCTACACAGATCATTTACCCAGAAGCAATGCAGGGAAAATGACCCTCTCTCTTCTGCAGAGGAGAGAAATAAATACAAGTCTCAGACAAAAAAAGCAAATTTATCTCTAACAGTACTTCATTTAAAACCATCAAaactatttttataaaaaatgtttcagacctcaaaatcaaatacaGTAAACATTTATCTTATGGACTACTATTAATTTTAGGACCTTTTGAGTAGTAATATACGTTAGAAACAAAAAGTCCAAACGTATGTACTTTTTAGTGAAAATAAAGCTGATCACAAAAGGACCCACGCAGTCACATTATTAACTTTACTACTGTATAGTGGAATAACATGCAAGTCAAATAAGGTGACTGCTCATCAACATCTAATGGTTTATTGACTGGTTTCCCTGAACcgtggcaaaaaaaaaaaaaatggcagaCTTACGCTTTGTCAAAGTAGGACGTGTGGAGCGAATGAGAGTAATTTGCCATCTCTCCATTAATCAGATTTCCGTTGACATTTGTGACATAGTTTTTCCTGGCTGCCTGGTCTTTGGCGAAGTTTCTACAGGCTGCAAGCTTTGACTCTAAAGCCTAAGAAACACAACAACCACAATTAGAAACAAAGagcctgtttacacctggttaAGAAGCGTTTTGGTTGATCGGATCacttttgagctcgtccactttcgaccacattcagatGTAGTCAAAAACGCATTTGACAGGATTGACAATCTCGTCAactaagagaaaacatttggatgacaaaaactgttttcctgatgagtttttatggttttCTTTAATactgcgattatccactagatggcacttacccaaattactaaaaataactgaagcaaaaatttattatttttacactccatgtatgttttgataatcgttctgaatttgatcaaaataggct
The Paramisgurnus dabryanus chromosome 1, PD_genome_1.1, whole genome shotgun sequence genome window above contains:
- the armc7 gene encoding armadillo repeat-containing protein 7; the encoded protein is MAGKNRFSESDRFEYLQGLVTEFQDTDNEEAKEQVLANLANFAYDPSNVEALQMLQVTDLFLDMLTEENENFVEFGIGGLCNLSMDRESRDQIIQSGGIPLVVGCLSSNRDETVLSAITTLINLTTAATRAETTATAVVQCMLRFSLNQNPRLRNLASVFLEDCCTQEQVNKAQDAMQGQSQSAVGIPLPVD